A genomic stretch from Verrucomicrobiota bacterium includes:
- a CDS encoding alpha/beta fold hydrolase, producing the protein MKRFATFLFSLLVVGCATSRAPQRFTGPWDMRELQTVPPATWGQQTNLTQEVYYEGEPFHGKPTRIFAFYGRPATGPGPFPALLLVHGGGGKAFREWAEHWAQRGYVALAMDLAGHGPDGRLPDGGPDQDDKNKFPEFTDADANQVWSYHAVAAVIRGHSFLAAQQEVDRNRIGITGISWGGYLTSIVAGLDDRLKVAVPVYGCGFLDENSAWLDRFAQMSEAQKRRWVDNFDPSRYLSGVRCPILFLNGSNDFAYPLDSYQKSYREVNGPMTLSVRVRLPHGHIWTFNEVDYFVDSVLKDGESLPQLKPMKIADGMVRTSFVSKVPVVKAELNYTTDVGEWQKRLWKSVAADMADGKVRAKLPSERPLVCYLAVTDQRDVTVSTPHLELPVEPVK; encoded by the coding sequence ATGAAGAGGTTCGCAACATTCTTATTTTCACTTCTCGTGGTCGGCTGTGCCACTAGCCGTGCACCGCAGCGGTTCACCGGCCCATGGGACATGAGAGAGTTGCAAACGGTGCCGCCGGCGACGTGGGGACAGCAAACCAATCTCACTCAAGAAGTCTATTACGAAGGCGAACCCTTTCACGGTAAACCAACGCGCATTTTTGCATTTTATGGTCGGCCGGCAACCGGCCCCGGCCCCTTCCCCGCGCTGTTGCTGGTACACGGTGGTGGTGGCAAGGCGTTCCGCGAATGGGCGGAGCATTGGGCGCAACGTGGCTACGTGGCGCTGGCGATGGATTTGGCGGGCCACGGGCCGGACGGCCGACTGCCAGATGGAGGTCCTGATCAGGACGATAAAAACAAGTTCCCGGAATTCACTGACGCCGACGCAAATCAGGTTTGGAGTTACCACGCCGTGGCGGCAGTGATTCGTGGCCATTCGTTTCTGGCAGCGCAACAGGAAGTGGACCGAAACCGCATTGGCATCACCGGCATCAGTTGGGGCGGTTACCTGACCAGCATTGTCGCCGGACTGGATGATCGGTTGAAGGTGGCGGTGCCGGTTTACGGCTGCGGTTTCTTGGACGAGAACAGCGCCTGGCTCGACAGGTTCGCCCAGATGAGTGAGGCGCAAAAGAGAAGGTGGGTGGACAATTTTGATCCTTCCAGATACTTGAGCGGCGTTCGTTGTCCGATTCTTTTCCTGAACGGCTCGAACGATTTTGCCTACCCGCTGGACAGTTATCAAAAATCATATCGGGAGGTGAACGGGCCGATGACTTTGTCCGTAAGAGTTCGTTTGCCGCACGGGCACATCTGGACGTTCAACGAAGTGGATTATTTCGTGGACAGTGTTCTCAAGGACGGCGAGTCGCTGCCACAATTGAAACCAATGAAAATCGCCGATGGAATGGTGAGGACGAGCTTCGTGTCCAAAGTCCCAGTTGTGAAAGCAGAATTGAACTACACGACTGATGTAGGCGAGTGGCAGAAGCGCTTATGGAAAAGTGTGGCCGCTGACATGGCGGATGGGAAGGTAAGAGCGAAACTTCCGTCGGAACGTCCGTTGGTTTGTTACCTCGCGGTCACCGACCAGCGCGATGTCACCGTCAGCACGCCGCATCTCGAGCTTCCAGTCGAACCTGTCAAGTGA
- a CDS encoding MFS transporter — protein MLFFMAVINYIDRQTVNALGPILKDEYGWNNEVFATVLIAFRFAYAFMQSVNGRLLDLLGTRLGLSLSVAFYSTVQVLMTMVQGLVGFRVFRFLLGAGEAANNPGCTKAVSEWFPAKERAWAVAMFDAGSSVGGAVAPFIVLYFYHTFGNWRLTFLVTGSLGFVWLVIWRWLYHKPEEHPRIAPEELAWIQRGQTTIEKAESALPKVRWHKLLFYRQTWGIVFGRFLIDPYWFFVGDWFAVYLKSKGFSLEASMVGIWAPFLASDIGNFFGGGLSSYFIRRGWPVGRARRVVLLIFGPSMLLLIPAAFSSNYAVLLALFSYATFAYSACSTMFLSLPADVFHTRAVGSVSGLGGTAAGIGTLITTYLIGYVSDRFSFQPVVIVASILPCMATILFVSMVRASKKPDPDGVLLNF, from the coding sequence ATGTTGTTTTTCATGGCGGTGATCAATTACATCGACCGTCAGACGGTGAATGCGTTGGGACCAATTTTGAAAGACGAATACGGCTGGAACAACGAGGTCTTTGCCACGGTCCTGATCGCCTTTCGATTTGCCTATGCCTTCATGCAAAGCGTCAATGGCCGGTTGTTGGACCTGCTCGGCACGCGGCTCGGGTTGTCTCTGAGCGTGGCGTTTTACTCCACGGTGCAGGTTTTGATGACGATGGTACAGGGCTTGGTTGGGTTTCGCGTTTTCCGCTTTCTGCTCGGCGCGGGTGAAGCGGCGAACAATCCGGGCTGCACCAAGGCAGTTTCCGAATGGTTTCCGGCGAAGGAACGCGCGTGGGCGGTGGCGATGTTCGACGCCGGCTCGTCGGTCGGCGGCGCGGTGGCGCCGTTCATAGTATTGTATTTCTATCACACCTTCGGCAACTGGCGGCTGACATTTTTGGTGACGGGCAGCCTGGGATTCGTGTGGCTGGTGATCTGGCGTTGGCTCTATCACAAGCCGGAGGAGCACCCGCGTATTGCTCCCGAAGAACTGGCATGGATCCAGCGCGGGCAAACCACGATTGAAAAAGCAGAATCGGCGCTTCCAAAAGTGAGATGGCACAAGCTGCTTTTCTATCGGCAAACGTGGGGCATTGTCTTCGGCCGTTTCCTGATCGATCCGTACTGGTTTTTCGTCGGCGATTGGTTCGCGGTTTATCTGAAAAGCAAGGGCTTCAGTCTGGAGGCGAGCATGGTCGGCATCTGGGCGCCGTTTCTCGCGTCGGACATCGGGAACTTTTTTGGCGGCGGATTATCGAGTTATTTTATCCGGCGCGGCTGGCCGGTGGGACGCGCGCGTCGAGTCGTGTTGCTCATCTTTGGGCCGAGCATGTTGCTGTTGATCCCAGCGGCGTTTAGTTCCAATTACGCGGTGTTGCTGGCGTTGTTTTCTTACGCGACGTTTGCCTACTCGGCCTGTTCAACCATGTTTCTCTCGCTGCCCGCCGATGTTTTCCATACGCGGGCCGTCGGCTCGGTCAGCGGCTTGGGCGGGACGGCAGCGGGAATCGGGACGCTGATTACGACCTATCTCATCGGGTACGTCAGCGACCGGTTTTCCTTCCAGCCGGTGGTGATTGTCGCTTCCATTCTTCCCTGCATGGCGACGATACTTTTCGTTTCAATGGTCAGAGCAAGCAAGAAGCCCGATCCCGACGGTGTGCTTCTGAATTTCTGA
- a CDS encoding ROK family protein: protein MNQAIGIDIGGTKIAVGAVDDKGAVLARAEFATESAAGFDHAKKRIVSAIDQIATQAGWRREELCGIGIGCTGPVNPKRGTIHNPYTLPGWDGCDIVTPLNKVFGVPVYLENDADAAVLGEAFAGAARDCADLVMLTFGTGIGTGILVDGRIYRGVQDEHPEMGHIPVESGGAECYCGRKGCFESVASGSAIAEAGRANNFRDSQHVFAAAGQGNAAAQKLVDHAVRATGTAAWTILHTFLPQRILLGGGIIDDHYELFASPIREAIAAATMVPRQHITVAKAQLGNVAGLVGAASLALRATR from the coding sequence GTGAACCAAGCCATCGGCATCGACATCGGCGGAACGAAAATCGCCGTGGGCGCAGTCGATGACAAAGGAGCAGTCCTTGCCCGTGCAGAATTTGCGACGGAATCCGCTGCCGGTTTCGACCACGCAAAAAAACGCATCGTCTCGGCAATCGATCAGATCGCAACTCAAGCGGGATGGCGTCGGGAAGAACTTTGCGGCATCGGCATCGGCTGCACAGGGCCGGTCAATCCGAAACGTGGAACAATCCACAATCCCTACACGCTGCCGGGATGGGATGGTTGCGACATCGTCACGCCGTTGAACAAAGTGTTCGGCGTTCCAGTTTATTTGGAGAACGACGCCGACGCGGCGGTATTGGGCGAGGCGTTCGCCGGCGCAGCGCGAGATTGCGCCGATTTGGTGATGCTCACCTTCGGCACGGGCATCGGCACGGGAATCCTCGTGGACGGTCGCATCTATCGCGGCGTGCAGGATGAACATCCGGAAATGGGCCACATTCCCGTTGAGTCGGGTGGCGCGGAATGTTATTGCGGACGCAAAGGCTGTTTTGAATCCGTTGCTTCCGGCAGCGCGATCGCGGAGGCCGGTCGCGCGAACAATTTTCGCGACAGCCAGCATGTCTTTGCGGCGGCAGGGCAGGGGAATGCCGCGGCGCAAAAACTTGTGGATCACGCGGTGCGGGCAACAGGTACAGCGGCGTGGACGATTCTTCACACCTTCCTGCCGCAACGAATCCTTCTCGGCGGCGGAATCATCGACGACCACTATGAACTTTTTGCTTCACCGATTCGTGAAGCCATCGCTGCGGCGACGATGGTGCCGCGACAGCACATTACCGTTGCGAAGGCGCAACTGGGCAATGTTGCCGGCCTCGTTGGTGCCGCCAGCCTCGCGCTCCGGGCAACGCGCTGA
- a CDS encoding amidohydrolase family protein, producing the protein MSELDRLPWFETNPFGQLQLKSGAGVPPVLDIHSHVGWSYGFARPVDYRARNELIYFYDYEVDQDVLGEDRHPSPIEQPQLAREFNSSLYNLSSRSATHTAANFAAEMDRFNVKHACLLPIEGPIMSRHAEDTMQASALDARFIPFAAVFPWPWGRRKIERLKNLLSRGAKAVKVHPEFQFIAADHPHQLKLFEWCAENAVPVLAHCGYTSAEPAWMRAKAEPERFRVALRSFPKLQLLLAHTGLSKRVETLAVARDFPKQVWLDISGQSVPDLKMILDGFDRDRICFGSDWPFYPLVVALARTLVATEDCPGYWTDLLFNNGARFLRLNNEVE; encoded by the coding sequence ATGTCGGAGCTGGACCGGCTGCCGTGGTTTGAAACCAATCCGTTCGGACAATTACAGTTGAAAAGCGGTGCCGGAGTGCCCCCGGTGCTGGACATCCATTCGCATGTGGGCTGGAGCTATGGCTTCGCCCGGCCAGTGGATTATCGCGCGCGCAACGAGTTGATCTATTTCTACGATTACGAGGTTGACCAGGACGTGCTAGGTGAGGATCGACATCCGTCTCCCATCGAACAGCCGCAACTGGCCAGGGAGTTTAATTCGTCACTTTACAACTTATCGTCGCGTTCGGCCACGCATACGGCCGCGAATTTCGCGGCGGAGATGGATCGGTTCAATGTGAAACACGCCTGCCTGCTGCCGATCGAAGGGCCAATCATGTCACGCCACGCCGAGGATACAATGCAGGCATCGGCTTTGGACGCGCGGTTCATCCCGTTTGCCGCAGTTTTTCCCTGGCCGTGGGGACGCAGGAAGATCGAGCGGTTGAAGAATCTGCTGTCGCGCGGCGCCAAGGCGGTGAAGGTGCATCCGGAATTTCAGTTCATCGCTGCCGACCATCCGCATCAGTTGAAGCTGTTCGAGTGGTGCGCGGAGAATGCGGTGCCGGTGCTGGCGCATTGCGGTTACACGAGCGCGGAACCAGCGTGGATGCGCGCAAAAGCCGAGCCGGAACGTTTTCGAGTCGCACTACGAAGCTTTCCGAAGTTGCAATTGCTCCTCGCCCACACGGGCCTCTCAAAGCGTGTGGAGACACTGGCCGTGGCGCGAGATTTTCCGAAGCAAGTGTGGCTGGACATTTCTGGTCAATCCGTGCCGGACTTGAAGATGATTCTGGATGGGTTCGACCGCGACCGGATTTGCTTTGGTTCCGATTGGCCGTTTTACCCGCTGGTCGTGGCGCTGGCTCGAACACTCGTCGCCACGGAGGATTGTCCAGGTTACTGGACCGATTTGCTGTTCAATAACGGCGCGCGATTTCTGCGGCTTAACAACGAAGTAGAATAG
- a CDS encoding DUF3748 domain-containing protein, with translation MNTSTATKERQLTSSLKNHELDNNDNFSADLKFLCYDTREVFGPGIDRSRSIEMVEIATGKETVLYAPPFSTSDQAAPGIAAASFSPVANKVAFIHGPPLETLAKRGPYAKTNRNGAEVAGDGSGKLTWLDERDVETGRDTTPGAHRGGTHRHEYSRDGKRIGFTYDDALLPQYDRTIGYMEKNPRAPGQATHYFALLVSVVPKGTSKPGEIESALGDSWVDREGTMRAFIGKVRQPDGFAYEQSLFVVDVPVDVDITTADSGSATRFPRPPKGVRVRRLTHSFAAGIVRGSYDGKRIAYFGHDKNGVSQIFIISSHGSDQDADPKMRPVQATFFPRGTTNGVRWHASGNYVASISDGAVAVTCVKPGKQFGKSIFLTPQDDGPQRKDLVWSPDGKWLAYDRPTPTFDDKGQLLKTYSGLDFSQIFLIETSDLNRLFK, from the coding sequence ATGAATACTTCAACTGCTACAAAAGAACGACAACTCACCTCTTCGCTGAAGAACCACGAATTGGACAACAACGACAACTTTTCCGCCGACTTGAAGTTTCTTTGTTACGACACGCGTGAAGTTTTCGGGCCGGGCATCGACCGCTCTCGCAGCATCGAGATGGTGGAGATTGCGACCGGCAAGGAAACCGTTCTCTACGCGCCACCTTTCAGCACGAGCGATCAGGCTGCGCCCGGCATCGCCGCAGCTTCATTCAGTCCGGTCGCAAATAAAGTCGCCTTCATTCACGGCCCGCCGTTGGAAACGTTGGCCAAGCGCGGCCCGTACGCCAAAACCAATCGCAACGGCGCGGAAGTCGCCGGCGATGGCTCTGGCAAGCTGACCTGGCTCGATGAGCGCGACGTCGAAACCGGTCGTGACACGACACCGGGCGCGCATCGCGGTGGAACTCATCGGCACGAATACAGTCGCGACGGCAAACGAATCGGCTTCACTTACGATGATGCGCTCCTTCCGCAATACGATCGCACCATCGGTTACATGGAAAAAAATCCGCGCGCACCTGGCCAGGCGACGCATTACTTCGCGTTGCTCGTGTCCGTCGTGCCCAAGGGAACGTCCAAGCCGGGTGAAATCGAATCAGCGTTGGGAGATTCGTGGGTGGACCGCGAAGGCACCATGCGCGCGTTTATCGGCAAGGTCCGCCAGCCCGACGGATTCGCTTACGAACAATCTCTGTTCGTCGTCGATGTTCCGGTGGACGTTGACATCACGACGGCGGATTCCGGTTCTGCTACGCGGTTTCCCCGGCCGCCGAAAGGAGTTCGCGTTCGTCGTCTGACCCATAGCTTTGCTGCGGGAATTGTGCGAGGCAGCTACGATGGCAAGCGCATCGCCTACTTCGGCCACGACAAAAATGGCGTTTCGCAAATCTTCATCATTTCATCGCACGGCTCTGATCAAGACGCCGATCCCAAGATGCGCCCGGTACAGGCGACGTTTTTTCCGCGCGGCACAACCAACGGTGTGCGCTGGCACGCGTCCGGAAACTACGTGGCCTCCATCAGCGACGGCGCGGTGGCGGTCACCTGTGTGAAACCGGGAAAGCAGTTTGGCAAATCGATTTTTCTGACGCCACAGGATGATGGCCCGCAGCGCAAGGACTTGGTCTGGTCGCCTGACGGCAAGTGGCTGGCTTATGACCGGCCCACGCCGACGTTCGATGACAAGGGACAGCTCTTGAAAACTTACAGTGGTCTGGATTTCAGCCAGATTTTCTTGATCGAGACGTCCGATCTCAACCGGCTCTTCAAGTGA
- a CDS encoding Gfo/Idh/MocA family oxidoreductase, translating to MNRRVRVGLVGSQFITSIHAESLHRCADAELFAVASPTKGNAKSFAKKFGIPHHFTDYRKMLAMDELDMIVIGAPNFLHCEITEAAAGAGKHVVCEKPLCMNLAEADRMIAACNKAKVKLMYAEELCFAPKYVRLKQLLDDGALGKPVLLKQSEKHDGPHAPHFWDVNRSGGGVTMDMGCHAIEFFRWILGRPRIKSAYAQMGTYVHGDKTKGDDNSILIFEFENGVMAMAEESWTKLGGMDDRAEVLGSKGVAYADLLHGNSIETYSSVGYGYAVEKAGSTVGWSFTIYEEAWNYGFPQEMAHFVDCVKNDKQPGVTGEDGRAVLEAIFACYESARTGRKVELPFKTTAAKPHDLWGKD from the coding sequence ATGAATAGACGTGTTCGTGTCGGTTTGGTCGGTTCACAATTCATCACCTCGATCCATGCCGAGTCTTTGCATCGATGCGCAGACGCAGAATTGTTTGCCGTGGCCTCGCCCACCAAAGGCAACGCCAAATCCTTCGCGAAGAAGTTCGGCATCCCGCATCATTTCACCGACTACCGGAAAATGCTGGCGATGGACGAGCTGGACATGATCGTCATCGGCGCGCCGAACTTTCTGCATTGCGAAATTACGGAGGCCGCCGCTGGCGCGGGCAAACACGTCGTCTGCGAGAAACCGCTCTGCATGAACCTCGCCGAAGCCGACCGCATGATCGCCGCCTGCAACAAGGCGAAGGTCAAATTGATGTATGCCGAGGAACTTTGTTTCGCCCCGAAATATGTCCGCTTAAAACAACTGCTCGACGACGGCGCGCTGGGCAAGCCGGTGCTGCTCAAGCAATCCGAGAAGCACGATGGTCCGCACGCGCCGCATTTCTGGGACGTGAACCGCTCTGGCGGCGGCGTGACGATGGACATGGGTTGCCACGCGATTGAATTCTTCCGCTGGATCCTCGGCCGTCCCAGAATCAAATCGGCTTACGCCCAGATGGGAACGTATGTGCATGGCGACAAAACGAAAGGCGATGACAATTCCATCTTGATTTTCGAGTTCGAGAACGGGGTCATGGCCATGGCCGAGGAAAGCTGGACGAAACTCGGCGGCATGGACGACCGCGCCGAAGTTCTCGGTTCTAAGGGTGTCGCTTATGCTGATCTACTGCACGGCAACTCGATCGAGACCTACAGTTCCGTCGGCTACGGCTACGCGGTGGAGAAGGCCGGTTCGACCGTCGGCTGGTCGTTCACGATTTACGAAGAGGCGTGGAACTACGGTTTCCCGCAGGAGATGGCGCACTTCGTTGATTGCGTGAAGAACGATAAACAGCCCGGCGTGACCGGCGAAGATGGCCGCGCCGTGCTCGAAGCTATTTTCGCCTGCTACGAATCCGCGCGCACCGGCCGCAAAGTGGAACTGCCGTTCAAGACCACCGCCGCCAAACCGCACGATCTTTGGGGAAAAGATTGA
- a CDS encoding DUF1080 domain-containing protein: MKTLLKFCLVASAALFFVAGSQSALGGEKSGWTVLFDGTSTAAFRGFKQDSVSPNSWVIDNGTLKSLPAKQVDLITREKYENFELELEWKVAKEANSGIMFHVSEDEPETYRTGPEMQIVDDANTSDGKNPKTSTGSLYALIAPTNKKCNPAGEWNNVRLIVQGNHVEHWMNGAKILEYELGSDTLKALIANSKFKAWPKFAQEKTGHIALQNHGGSVWFRNVRVRRL, from the coding sequence ATGAAAACTCTTTTGAAGTTTTGTCTGGTGGCCTCTGCTGCGTTGTTCTTTGTCGCCGGTTCCCAATCCGCTCTCGGCGGAGAAAAATCCGGCTGGACGGTTCTGTTTGACGGCACCTCCACCGCTGCCTTCCGCGGTTTCAAACAGGATTCGGTTTCGCCGAATAGCTGGGTCATCGACAATGGAACATTGAAGTCGCTGCCCGCGAAGCAAGTTGACCTGATAACCCGCGAGAAATACGAGAACTTCGAACTGGAGCTTGAATGGAAAGTAGCGAAGGAGGCCAACAGCGGCATCATGTTCCACGTCTCCGAAGATGAGCCGGAGACTTACCGCACCGGCCCGGAGATGCAGATTGTCGATGACGCCAACACTTCTGACGGGAAGAACCCAAAGACTTCCACCGGCTCGCTCTACGCCTTGATCGCGCCGACGAACAAGAAATGCAATCCCGCCGGCGAATGGAATAACGTGCGGTTGATCGTGCAAGGCAACCACGTCGAGCATTGGATGAACGGCGCGAAGATTTTGGAATATGAACTCGGCAGCGACACATTGAAAGCGTTGATCGCCAATTCCAAATTCAAAGCCTGGCCGAAGTTTGCCCAGGAAAAGACCGGCCACATCGCGCTGCAAAATCATGGCGGGAGCGTCTGGTTTCGCAACGTTCGCGTGCGCCGGCTCTAA
- a CDS encoding DegT/DnrJ/EryC1/StrS family aminotransferase — protein sequence MNFDFSEKLALHGGPQAKRTPFPKRKRHGELEKRYLAEVIDSDTLFFFSGTKVYEFQKRFAEMYGRKHCIACSSGTAAVHIALGTLQLPPDSEVITSAITDMGSLTGLLYQGLVPVFADVSPDTLNMDPVAVRRCLTKKTRAILVVHHSGLAADMDGILDIGREFNLPIVEDCAQAYGCKYKGRLAGTMGDISAFSLNHFKHITCGSGGMVLTDDDRLRYLASLFLDKCYQREEKIRNPFFLAPNYQMTELQGAVALAQLERVVEIVDSRNRLGRKLTRLLEKIPGVSPQTVPPDCQHSYFLYLFKLDFDKLHCTAREFASALAAEGVPNEAHQITGGCPTYLYDVFQKRSAFPGSTYPLGERTYPKGICPVAEEAFDQWITMNFYEHYTDRDIEEIAFGIGKVAHYFAAPPTSQKKLTTERTL from the coding sequence ATGAACTTCGATTTTTCTGAAAAGCTGGCGCTGCACGGCGGTCCGCAGGCCAAGCGCACCCCTTTTCCCAAACGCAAACGACACGGTGAACTGGAAAAACGCTATCTCGCCGAGGTCATCGACTCCGACACGCTCTTCTTTTTTTCCGGGACAAAAGTTTATGAATTTCAAAAACGGTTTGCGGAAATGTACGGCAGGAAACATTGCATCGCCTGTTCGAGCGGAACGGCCGCGGTGCACATCGCCCTGGGCACGCTGCAACTGCCGCCCGACAGCGAAGTCATCACGTCCGCCATCACGGACATGGGAAGCTTGACCGGGCTGCTCTACCAGGGGCTCGTCCCCGTTTTTGCCGATGTGTCGCCGGACACGTTGAACATGGACCCGGTCGCCGTCCGCCGTTGTTTGACGAAGAAAACCCGCGCGATCCTCGTCGTTCATCACAGCGGCCTGGCGGCGGACATGGATGGCATTCTTGATATCGGCCGTGAGTTCAACCTGCCGATCGTCGAGGATTGCGCCCAAGCGTATGGCTGCAAATACAAAGGACGCCTCGCCGGCACGATGGGCGACATCAGCGCCTTTTCGTTGAATCATTTCAAGCACATCACCTGCGGCTCGGGCGGTATGGTGCTGACCGATGACGACCGGCTGCGTTATCTGGCGTCGCTGTTCCTGGACAAGTGCTATCAGCGCGAAGAAAAGATTCGCAACCCTTTCTTCCTCGCGCCGAATTATCAAATGACCGAGTTGCAGGGTGCCGTGGCGCTGGCGCAACTGGAGCGAGTGGTTGAAATCGTGGACAGCCGGAATCGACTCGGCCGCAAGCTGACGCGGCTATTGGAAAAGATTCCGGGAGTGTCGCCCCAAACCGTCCCGCCCGATTGCCAGCACAGCTATTTTCTGTACCTCTTCAAACTCGATTTCGACAAGTTGCATTGCACAGCGCGGGAATTCGCATCGGCGCTGGCGGCAGAGGGCGTGCCGAATGAGGCGCATCAAATCACAGGCGGATGCCCGACGTACCTCTATGATGTTTTTCAAAAGCGCTCGGCGTTCCCCGGCAGCACTTATCCGTTGGGCGAAAGAACTTATCCCAAGGGCATTTGTCCGGTGGCGGAGGAAGCGTTCGACCAGTGGATCACGATGAATTTTTACGAGCACTACACCGACCGCGACATCGAAGAAATCGCCTTTGGCATCGGCAAGGTGGCGCATTACTTTGCCGCGCCGCCCACTTCCCAAAAGAAACTCACGACCGAAAGGACGTTGTGA
- a CDS encoding enoyl-CoA hydratase/isomerase family protein, translating to MSSSLISTQQPEAGITIVTLNRPTKRNALNCALMEACSSAFESLAQDASQRVLILRGEGPVFCAGLDLEEAFAPDNAERTAGLVARLLRAVYQVPQVTIAAVHGAAIAGGAGLMSACDLVVATSETRIGYTEVRRGLVAALVMTLLHRQVRERDARELLLLGDLISAERAREMGLVSRVVAKEQLMNEALTLARMALQGAPQAIGHTKKVLDELWPSSFNHELDETLLHHLSARASPEVREGVAAFLEKRNPSWCPKSTVK from the coding sequence TCATTAATTTCAACGCAGCAACCGGAAGCGGGCATCACGATTGTGACATTGAATCGTCCGACCAAACGCAACGCGCTGAACTGCGCCCTGATGGAAGCCTGCTCATCGGCGTTTGAATCCCTCGCCCAAGACGCGTCTCAGCGCGTGCTCATATTGCGCGGCGAAGGGCCGGTGTTCTGCGCGGGACTCGACCTTGAGGAAGCGTTCGCGCCGGACAATGCCGAACGAACCGCCGGCTTGGTAGCGCGTTTGCTCCGTGCGGTTTATCAAGTGCCGCAGGTCACCATCGCCGCCGTGCATGGAGCGGCGATCGCCGGCGGCGCCGGTTTGATGTCTGCGTGCGACCTCGTCGTGGCGACCTCGGAGACGCGCATTGGCTACACGGAAGTCCGGCGCGGACTGGTGGCGGCCTTGGTGATGACGCTTCTACATCGGCAGGTCCGCGAACGCGACGCGCGCGAGTTGCTTTTGCTGGGCGACCTGATCTCCGCCGAGCGGGCGAGAGAGATGGGATTAGTGAGTCGCGTCGTGGCGAAGGAGCAATTGATGAACGAGGCTCTCACGTTGGCGCGGATGGCGTTGCAAGGCGCTCCCCAGGCGATCGGACACACGAAGAAGGTCCTCGATGAACTTTGGCCTTCCTCTTTCAACCACGAACTGGATGAGACGTTGCTGCACCATTTGTCCGCCCGCGCTTCGCCGGAAGTGCGGGAAGGCGTGGCGGCATTTCTCGAGAAGCGCAATCCGAGTTGGTGTCCGAAGTCCACAGTCAAATAG